CACGCGACAGCGGTTGGCGCGCGTGCTGACTTTTGCTCTTAGACATAACTTTCCTGTTCAGTATCGGGGTCGACCGCCTGCTCGCGGGCTGCTTCTTCAGCCTGTTCGACAAGGTCGGGCAACGGGTCGACCGCTTCGGGCACGATCAGCGTGCCCAGTTCGGCCAGGGGCGGCAGGTCTCTCAACGAGTTCAGCCCCAGGTCGTCGAGAAATTTGCGCGTGGTCGCGTAGAGACCGGGGCGGCCGGGCACGTCCTTGTGGCCGATCACCTCGATCCAGCCGCGGTCGTTCAGGCTCTGCATCACGCTCGAGGACACCGACACGCCGCGGATCGCCTCGATGTCGCCGCGCGTCACCGGCTGCTTATAAGCGATGATCGCCAGCGTCTCCATCACCGCGCGCGAATAGCGCGGCGGCTTTTCCGGGTTGAGCCGCGCCAGATACGGGTTGAACTCGGCCCGGGCGCGAAAGCGCCACCCGGACGCGAGCTTGACCAGCTCCACGCCACGCCCGCGCCATTCGGCCTGGATCTCGTCGAGCATCTCGTTGATCAACGCCGCCTTGATGTCCTCGGTGAATAATCGTTTGAGCATCGGCACCGACAAGGGTTCGCTGCTGGTGAGCAGCGCGGTTTCGAGAACCGTTTTCAGGTACTTGAGGTCGGTGAAGGTGGACATAGGGGCAGTGTAGCCAACGAAAAGCTCAGACGCGGCGCCAAGGTCGCGGGAAGGCGCGGATTTTACACGGTTTTTTGCCAAAACAGGACATTATCGCAGCCGGCGCCGCCGCAAGGGCTTGGACTAGCCTTTATAACAGCGCCAGGCGCACGTAGATCGGCTGGTAGGCGGCGTCCTGGCTGACCTTGATCAGGCCTTCCTTGACCAGTTCGAGCACCGCGATGAAGTTGACCACCAGGTGCGGCACGCCCTTCTCGACGTCGAACAACTCCTCGAATGCGACGTAGTCGCGGCCGGCGAGCAGGCGCAGGATCCAGCTCATCTGTTCCCTGACGGACAGCTCGTCCTTCTCAACCTTGTGGTGGCGCGTGTGCTTGGCGCGTGACAGGATGGACATCCACGCGAGCCGCAAGTCGCCCGGGTTGACGTCGGGCAGGCGCTCCTCGGTGCCCTGCTCGATCAGCACCGCCAGCCACGCGAAGTCGCGGTCAGCCTGCGGGATCTTGTCGAGCTCGAGCCCGGCGAGCTTCATCTGCTCGTACTCGAGCAGACGGCGCACGAGTTCGGCGCGCGGATCGTCGGGTTCGCCCTCGTCGTCCTTCGGCGGGCGCGGCAGCAACAGCCGCGACTTGATCTCGATCAGCAAGGCCGCCATCAAGAGGTAATCGGCGGCCAGTTCGAGCCGCTCGGCGCGCATGCTGTCGATGTAGGCGAGATACTGGCGGGTAATGGTCGCCATCGGGATGTCGAGCACGTTCAGGTTCTGCTTGCGGATCAGGTACAAGAGCAGGTCGAGCGGCCCCTCGAAACTGTCGAGGAAGACCTTCAGCGCGTCGGGCGGGATGAACAGGTCCTGCGGCACATCCAGCACCGGCTGACCGAATACCATGGCGATCGGTCCGGCGGCATCGGGCGCTTGCGGGCCGGGGTTGGCCGAGCCTTCGGCGGCGGGGAAGAGGTCGGAATCGATGGGGAGGTCGGACATGGGCGAAGGATAGCGGTTTCGCCGGGGGCGGGCCAGTTTCACCCGACGATGAAATCGTCGTCGTCCTTCTTCTCCTTCTTCTCCTTGTCGCGCCGCTTCTCCCTCTCCTCCTCGCGCGCCTTCAGCGCGAGGAAAACAACGAGCGCGATGAAGCCCAGCTCGAGCAACGACTCGAGCGCGTCGAAGCTCTCTTCCGACATCCCCAACAAGCGCAGCAGTACAGCGCCGGCCAGCGCCAGGATGCCGAGCGCCATCAGGAAACGGCCCATCGCCCCTCCTTCGTATTTAACAGCGCAAAGGTAAAAAGGTTGGCCGAGCGATTCCTTCGCGACGCGACGCGACCTCGCTCAGTCTCGGCCAACCTTCACACGCGTTCGGGGTGGGCGCGAACTCAGAAGCCCAGGCCCAAGCCCATCGCGTCGCGCACCTCGTCCATCGTCGCGCGCGCGACCTTCTCGGCGCGCTCGCAGCCGGCGACGACGACGTCGCGCACCAGCGCCGGCTTGTCGAGGTAGGCCTGCGCGCGCTCGAACATCGGCTGCTGCTCGCGCAGCACGCCGTCGATCACCGGCTGCTTGCAATCGAGACAGCCGATGCCGGCGGTGGTACAGCCGGCCTGCACCCATTCGCGCGTCTCCGCGCTGCTGTACACCCGGTGCAGCTGGAATACCGGGCAACGGCTCGGGTCGCCCGGGTCGGTGCGGCGTACGCGTGCCGGGTCGGTCGGCATCGCGCGGATCTTCTTCGTGACGTCGGCCGGGTCTTCCCTCAAAGCGATGGTGTTGCCGTAGGACTTAGACATCTTGTGACCGTCGAGGCCCGGCATCTTCGACGCCTCGGCGAGCATGGCCTCGGGCTCGGGCAGGATGGTCTTGCCCTTGTTCTCGAGGTAACCGGCCAGCCGTTCGCGGTCGGCGTGGCTGACGTTCTGGCTGGCGGCGAGGATCTCGCGCGCGGCCAT
This DNA window, taken from Crenobacter cavernae, encodes the following:
- the scpB gene encoding SMC-Scp complex subunit ScpB produces the protein MSTFTDLKYLKTVLETALLTSSEPLSVPMLKRLFTEDIKAALINEMLDEIQAEWRGRGVELVKLASGWRFRARAEFNPYLARLNPEKPPRYSRAVMETLAIIAYKQPVTRGDIEAIRGVSVSSSVMQSLNDRGWIEVIGHKDVPGRPGLYATTRKFLDDLGLNSLRDLPPLAELGTLIVPEAVDPLPDLVEQAEEAAREQAVDPDTEQESYV
- a CDS encoding segregation and condensation protein A, whose protein sequence is MSDLPIDSDLFPAAEGSANPGPQAPDAAGPIAMVFGQPVLDVPQDLFIPPDALKVFLDSFEGPLDLLLYLIRKQNLNVLDIPMATITRQYLAYIDSMRAERLELAADYLLMAALLIEIKSRLLLPRPPKDDEGEPDDPRAELVRRLLEYEQMKLAGLELDKIPQADRDFAWLAVLIEQGTEERLPDVNPGDLRLAWMSILSRAKHTRHHKVEKDELSVREQMSWILRLLAGRDYVAFEELFDVEKGVPHLVVNFIAVLELVKEGLIKVSQDAAYQPIYVRLALL